A genomic region of Dreissena polymorpha isolate Duluth1 chromosome 4, UMN_Dpol_1.0, whole genome shotgun sequence contains the following coding sequences:
- the LOC127879115 gene encoding uncharacterized protein C11orf42-like has protein sequence MDSRLYKSLDSCEAEHAWEKIRDIVAVQLMGDNAIPVPFLRDAAKFDVAHVVLKESRSRMEKLTGAISTALPVGPISEFIAGPLPDVIERMGNAKKDTGIILNQAYEFHESDMKHGVKKSLTVQIWGCGKWALEYLPKPGDFALDMVKTGYKDFDRIYLITQTFYASEVKIQLSIAGKEDTYLLKGQIPVGFNLMKYKLYPNGTLGASKVVKGEKWKVNWIKQSTIASSLAATSSN, from the exons ATGGATTCGCGTTTATATAAGAGCTTGGACAGTTGCGAGGCTGAACATGCCTGGGAGAAGATCCGAGATATTGTCGCCGTCCAATTGATGG GTGACAACGCTATTCCCGTTCCGTTTCTGCGCGATGCCGCCAAATTTGACGTAGCGCACGTGGTTCTGAAGGAGAGTCGCAGCCGCATGGAGAAGCTTACGGGCGCCATATCAACCGCTCTTCCGGTCGGCCCAATCTCGGAATTCATTGCCGGTCCGCTACCGGATGTCATTGAAAG AATGGGGAACGCTAAAAAAGACACTGGTATCATATTGAATCAGGCTTACGAATTCCACGAGTCGGACATGAAACACGGAGTGAAAAAGTCGCTGACCGTGCAAATTTGGGGATGCGGAAAATGGGCACTTGAATATCTGCCCAAACCTGGGGATTTTGCTCTTGATATGGTGAAAACAG GTTACAAAGATTTCGACCGTATCTACCTTATCACGCAGACTTTCTACGCCAGTGAGGTGAAGATTCAACTGTCCATTGCCGGAAAGGAGGACACATATttacttaaag GTCAGATCCCAGTAGGGTTCAACCTGATGAAGTACAAACTCTATCCCAATGGAACCCTAGGGGCCAGCAAGGTTGTGAAGGGGGAAAAGTGGAAGGTGAACTGGATCAAGCAGAGCACCATAGCCAGCAGTCTGGCTGCAACTTCATCTAACTg A
- the LOC127879109 gene encoding uncharacterized protein LOC127879109 isoform X1: protein MRNCIDGRKEFYDDKLKRVEYVDDDQTDVTPLPAMVPVEWVRLEDVWRQFGQAFVDACIANRWKTTLIGESPKWLAIPGLNPAEYPCHPGAVVILEEKNVFDVVLHNKVVGYFAGAVEDFFAAGRPKAGAVRLLTKTSTSSFGTLRKEFRARKSPRAVIITAETQDVLSLKSSATSSAHCTKFPTWAKKGTLLSLDNFAYTGIRSRKCYVVSQVVRSSRLTLEFTLNGEIFYETVYDVPVPICFQLHKVHTEKGSYGVLKSVTPLTKKPHIHFGERSEIDRFIRPMVPNQSRYGPDVGDNSPDYDKWREPRVRQSLRRSGLGKDDIKLYFDTQHEYSQLRHVLGEHANSESTALKTDEKTPQSH from the exons ATGAGAAATTGTATAGACGGGCGCAAGGAATTCTACGACGACAAACTCAAGCGTGTAGAGTACGTTGACGATGATCAGACTGACGTCACTCCGCTGCCCGCCATGGTGCCTGTGGAATGGGTGCGCCTAGAGGACGTATGGCGCCAATTTGGGCAGGCCTTCGTGGACGCCTGCATTGCCAACCGCTGGAAGACGACGCTTA TAGGTGAAAGTCCAAAGTGGCTGGCAATCCCGGGTTTGAATCCAGCAGAGTACCCATGCCACCCCGGCGCTGTGGTGATCTTGGAAGAAAAGAACGTATTCGACGTCGTCCTGCACAATAAGGTCGTAGGATATTTTGCCGGCGCTGTCGAGGATTTCTTTGCGGCTG GTCGACCCAAGGCAGGCGCTGTCAGATTATTAACCAAGACGTCTACGTCATCTTTCGGGACTCTCCGGAAGGAATTCCGAGCACGGAAATCACCGAGGGCAGTCATTATTACGGCGGAGACACAAGACGTTCTCTCACTTAAGTCGTCAGCTACTTCATCTGCACACTGCACCAAATTTCCAACATGGGCCAAGAAAGGCACTTTATTGAGTTTGGATAATTTTG CATATACCGGAATTCGATCCCGAAAGTGTTACGTTGTCAGCCAAGTGGTGCGGTCGAGTCGTCTTACATTGGAATTCACGTTAAATGGAGAAATATTTTACGAGACGGTTTATGACGTCCCGGTCCCGATCTGTTTCCAGCTGCACAAAGTTCATACTGAAAAGGGAAGCTATGGTGTACTAAAGTCAGTCACTCCTCTAACGAAGAAACCACACATACATTTCGGGGAACGAAGTGAAATTGACAGATTCATAAGACCTATGGTACCCAATCAATCAAGATATG GACCGGATGTGGGTGACAATTCACCGGACTATGACAAATGGAGGGAGCCCCGAGTGCGCCAGTCGCTGCGGCGTAGCGGGTTGGGCAAGGACGATATCAAGCTGTACTTCGACACCCAGCACGAGTACAGTCAACTGAGGCACGTGCTCGGCGAACATGCGAATAGTGAGTCTACGGCGTTGAAGACGGATGAAAAGACACCGCAGTCTCATTAA
- the LOC127879109 gene encoding uncharacterized protein LOC127879109 isoform X2 yields MRNCIDGRKEFYDDKLKRVEYVDDDQTDVTPLPAMVPVEWVRLEDVWRQFGQAFVDACIANRWKTTLSESPKWLAIPGLNPAEYPCHPGAVVILEEKNVFDVVLHNKVVGYFAGAVEDFFAAGRPKAGAVRLLTKTSTSSFGTLRKEFRARKSPRAVIITAETQDVLSLKSSATSSAHCTKFPTWAKKGTLLSLDNFAYTGIRSRKCYVVSQVVRSSRLTLEFTLNGEIFYETVYDVPVPICFQLHKVHTEKGSYGVLKSVTPLTKKPHIHFGERSEIDRFIRPMVPNQSRYGPDVGDNSPDYDKWREPRVRQSLRRSGLGKDDIKLYFDTQHEYSQLRHVLGEHANSESTALKTDEKTPQSH; encoded by the exons ATGAGAAATTGTATAGACGGGCGCAAGGAATTCTACGACGACAAACTCAAGCGTGTAGAGTACGTTGACGATGATCAGACTGACGTCACTCCGCTGCCCGCCATGGTGCCTGTGGAATGGGTGCGCCTAGAGGACGTATGGCGCCAATTTGGGCAGGCCTTCGTGGACGCCTGCATTGCCAACCGCTGGAAGACGACGCTTA GTGAAAGTCCAAAGTGGCTGGCAATCCCGGGTTTGAATCCAGCAGAGTACCCATGCCACCCCGGCGCTGTGGTGATCTTGGAAGAAAAGAACGTATTCGACGTCGTCCTGCACAATAAGGTCGTAGGATATTTTGCCGGCGCTGTCGAGGATTTCTTTGCGGCTG GTCGACCCAAGGCAGGCGCTGTCAGATTATTAACCAAGACGTCTACGTCATCTTTCGGGACTCTCCGGAAGGAATTCCGAGCACGGAAATCACCGAGGGCAGTCATTATTACGGCGGAGACACAAGACGTTCTCTCACTTAAGTCGTCAGCTACTTCATCTGCACACTGCACCAAATTTCCAACATGGGCCAAGAAAGGCACTTTATTGAGTTTGGATAATTTTG CATATACCGGAATTCGATCCCGAAAGTGTTACGTTGTCAGCCAAGTGGTGCGGTCGAGTCGTCTTACATTGGAATTCACGTTAAATGGAGAAATATTTTACGAGACGGTTTATGACGTCCCGGTCCCGATCTGTTTCCAGCTGCACAAAGTTCATACTGAAAAGGGAAGCTATGGTGTACTAAAGTCAGTCACTCCTCTAACGAAGAAACCACACATACATTTCGGGGAACGAAGTGAAATTGACAGATTCATAAGACCTATGGTACCCAATCAATCAAGATATG GACCGGATGTGGGTGACAATTCACCGGACTATGACAAATGGAGGGAGCCCCGAGTGCGCCAGTCGCTGCGGCGTAGCGGGTTGGGCAAGGACGATATCAAGCTGTACTTCGACACCCAGCACGAGTACAGTCAACTGAGGCACGTGCTCGGCGAACATGCGAATAGTGAGTCTACGGCGTTGAAGACGGATGAAAAGACACCGCAGTCTCATTAA